One part of the Gemmatimonadaceae bacterium genome encodes these proteins:
- the infB gene encoding translation initiation factor IF-2, with protein sequence MSKLRVHDMAGEFGISADEVIGMLRSMDVPVRSHLTVLTDDQVARVRARWEREKRARQEKPAPAPAATRRRKGAPAATTAAAASAEAVPAAAPSAIPVAEGAAGAAGATGAAGATGAAGATSAKGGVRRRRAADVAAAAEALEVAAEEAAAVEVPATAIAEERVSPVEVAVAETPAAPAVEAETPRAAAVEVAEPESPAAPEAPAPVVARAPEPVVPVAPPPPPPPPPSAPPIQPQTYSTGPSIPDRPRPRPIVPGAPRPRAGQGGGFERPRPVASASPSGAVGLPPRRDEQRGKPGAGGGTASSGSSQAPQQQQQRGKKKGKRGAVDQEEVSANISRVMGAMRGGAPKRGGPRRDDGREELEAIRREEAEREKKTVRVNEFITVGELAEILKLSASQIVAFAFKNLGLMVTINQRLDFDQIELIAGEFGFQAVREEEYAADMGETKAEDKPEDLVFRPPVVTIMGHVDHGKTSLLDYIRKANVVAGEAGGITQHIGAYHVTLPNGKQITFLDTPGHEAFTAMRARGAQVTDIVILVVAANDSVMPQTIEAISHAKNAGVPMIVAINKVDLPDANPMRVMQDLLQHGVVLEDFGGTTLSTAVSAKKGTNVPDLLDQVLLQAEVLDLKANPDRKATGSVVEAQLDPGKGPVATILVQSGTLHVGDDFICGLHSGRVRAMLDERGKPVKVAGPAIPVQVLGLTGVPMAGDQFVVVEDASQAREIAQRRERLDREAKSRRTSKGVVSLEDFMSQAAAGQKRTLNLIIKADQGGPAEALADALQKLSNSEVQVDVVHRGVGAITEGDILLARTSGAIIIGFHVRPDNNARAAAEREGVDIKLYRIIYEAVADVRAALEGMLRPEEREVVLGEAEVREIFKVSRIGTIAGCSVRSGIITKTGRVRLIRDAVEVYDGTLASLRRFKDDVKEVKEGYECGIGLENFNDLKVGDVIECYKTEEVARTLQPESAGS encoded by the coding sequence TTGAGCAAGCTTCGCGTACACGACATGGCAGGGGAGTTCGGGATCTCCGCGGACGAAGTGATCGGCATGCTTCGGTCGATGGACGTACCCGTGCGCAGCCACTTGACGGTGCTCACGGACGACCAGGTGGCGCGCGTGCGCGCCCGCTGGGAGCGTGAGAAGCGCGCGCGCCAGGAAAAGCCGGCGCCCGCCCCCGCCGCCACACGCCGCCGCAAGGGAGCGCCCGCCGCCACCACGGCAGCCGCCGCGAGCGCGGAGGCGGTCCCGGCCGCCGCCCCGTCAGCGATTCCCGTCGCGGAAGGCGCCGCCGGCGCCGCGGGTGCCACCGGCGCCGCGGGTGCCACCGGCGCCGCGGGCGCCACCAGTGCCAAGGGCGGCGTGCGACGCCGTCGGGCCGCCGACGTCGCGGCCGCTGCCGAAGCGCTCGAAGTCGCCGCGGAAGAGGCAGCCGCCGTCGAAGTCCCGGCGACGGCCATCGCCGAGGAGCGGGTCTCCCCGGTCGAGGTCGCCGTGGCTGAGACTCCTGCCGCCCCGGCGGTCGAGGCGGAGACGCCACGTGCCGCCGCCGTGGAGGTGGCCGAGCCCGAGTCGCCCGCCGCGCCGGAAGCGCCGGCGCCGGTCGTGGCGCGTGCCCCGGAGCCGGTCGTTCCCGTGGCGCCTCCACCTCCGCCGCCTCCGCCGCCGTCCGCGCCGCCCATCCAGCCGCAGACGTACTCGACCGGCCCGTCCATCCCGGACCGGCCGCGCCCGCGTCCCATCGTCCCTGGCGCCCCGCGCCCGCGCGCCGGGCAGGGGGGCGGTTTCGAGCGCCCGCGACCGGTCGCCTCGGCGTCGCCCTCGGGGGCCGTTGGTCTCCCGCCGCGCCGTGACGAACAGCGCGGCAAGCCCGGCGCCGGTGGTGGCACGGCGTCGTCGGGATCGTCGCAGGCGCCGCAGCAGCAACAGCAGCGCGGGAAGAAGAAGGGGAAGCGGGGGGCGGTCGACCAGGAAGAAGTGTCGGCCAACATCTCGCGCGTCATGGGCGCCATGCGTGGCGGCGCCCCCAAGCGTGGCGGGCCGCGCCGCGATGACGGACGCGAGGAACTCGAGGCGATTCGCCGCGAGGAGGCCGAGCGCGAGAAGAAGACGGTGCGCGTCAACGAGTTCATCACCGTTGGTGAACTCGCCGAGATCCTCAAGCTCTCGGCCAGCCAGATCGTCGCCTTTGCCTTCAAGAACCTCGGGTTGATGGTCACCATCAACCAGCGGCTCGACTTCGACCAGATCGAGTTGATCGCGGGCGAGTTCGGCTTCCAGGCGGTGCGCGAGGAGGAGTACGCCGCCGACATGGGGGAGACCAAGGCCGAGGACAAGCCCGAAGACCTCGTCTTCCGGCCGCCGGTCGTCACCATCATGGGTCACGTCGACCACGGCAAGACGTCGCTCCTCGACTACATCCGGAAAGCGAACGTCGTCGCCGGCGAGGCGGGCGGCATCACGCAGCACATCGGGGCGTACCACGTCACGCTGCCTAACGGCAAGCAGATCACCTTCCTCGACACCCCGGGCCACGAGGCGTTCACCGCCATGCGTGCCCGCGGTGCCCAGGTGACGGACATCGTCATCCTCGTCGTCGCGGCCAACGATTCCGTCATGCCGCAGACGATCGAGGCCATCTCGCACGCCAAGAACGCTGGCGTGCCGATGATCGTGGCGATCAACAAGGTCGACCTCCCTGACGCCAACCCGATGCGCGTGATGCAGGACCTCCTGCAGCACGGCGTCGTGCTCGAGGACTTCGGCGGGACGACCCTGTCGACCGCCGTCTCGGCCAAGAAGGGGACCAACGTTCCCGACCTCCTCGACCAGGTGCTCCTGCAGGCCGAAGTGCTCGACCTCAAGGCCAACCCCGACCGGAAGGCGACCGGGTCGGTCGTCGAGGCGCAGCTCGACCCGGGAAAGGGGCCGGTGGCAACCATCCTCGTGCAGAGCGGGACGCTGCACGTGGGGGACGACTTCATCTGCGGCCTGCACTCCGGGCGCGTGCGCGCCATGCTCGACGAGCGCGGCAAGCCGGTGAAGGTGGCCGGACCGGCGATCCCGGTGCAGGTACTCGGCCTGACCGGCGTTCCGATGGCCGGCGACCAGTTCGTCGTCGTCGAGGATGCCAGCCAGGCGCGCGAGATCGCGCAGCGCCGCGAGCGCCTCGATCGTGAGGCGAAGAGCCGTCGCACCAGCAAGGGCGTGGTCTCGCTCGAGGACTTCATGTCGCAGGCGGCCGCCGGCCAGAAGCGGACGCTCAACCTGATCATCAAGGCCGACCAGGGCGGACCGGCGGAAGCGCTCGCCGACGCGCTGCAGAAGCTCTCCAACAGCGAAGTGCAGGTGGACGTCGTGCACCGCGGCGTCGGCGCCATCACCGAGGGCGACATCCTGCTCGCGCGCACGTCGGGCGCGATCATCATCGGCTTCCATGTGCGGCCTGACAACAACGCCCGTGCAGCAGCGGAGCGCGAAGGGGTCGACATCAAGCTCTATCGGATCATCTACGAGGCCGTGGCCGACGTGCGCGCCGCGCTCGAGGGCATGCTCCGTCCGGAAGAGCGGGAGGTGGTGCTGGGCGAGGCCGAGGTGCGCGAGATCTTCAAGGTGTCGCGCATCGGGACCATCGCCGGGTGCTCGGTCCGCAGCGGTATCATCACCAAGACGGGTCGCGTTCGCCTCATTCGCGACGCGGTCGAGGTGTACGACGGCACGCTGGCGTCGCTCCGTCGCTTCAAGGACGACGTCAAGGAAGTCAAGGAAGGCTACGAGTGCGGTATTGGCCTCGAGAACTTCAACGACCTCAAGGTCGGCGACGTGATCGAGTGCTACAAGACGGAGGAAGTCGCCCGTACGCTGCAGCCCGAATCGGCGGGAAGCTGA
- the rbfA gene encoding 30S ribosome-binding factor RbfA, whose product MANDGRRPDRVAEAIREEVARFLAEGVKDPRVTALVTVTGVDVTRDLRHARIFVSILGSDADKAQTQEGLKSLAGHLRSRLGKSLRLRLAPELEFVMDESIAHAARIETLLAQIKDGTLAPPDASDLD is encoded by the coding sequence ATGGCGAATGATGGGCGCCGCCCGGACCGGGTTGCCGAAGCCATTCGCGAAGAGGTCGCGCGATTCCTCGCCGAGGGCGTCAAGGACCCTCGCGTCACCGCCCTGGTGACCGTCACCGGCGTCGACGTCACACGCGACCTGCGCCACGCGCGCATCTTCGTGAGCATCCTGGGGTCCGACGCCGACAAGGCACAAACCCAGGAAGGACTGAAGTCGCTGGCCGGTCACCTGCGCAGCCGGCTCGGCAAGTCGCTGCGCCTGCGACTGGCGCCGGAGCTCGAGTTCGTGATGGACGAGAGCATCGCGCACGCCGCCCGCATCGAGACGCTGCTGGCCCAGATCAAGGACGGCACGCTCGCCCCGCCCGATGCGAGCGACCTCGACTGA
- the truB gene encoding tRNA pseudouridine(55) synthase TruB, with protein sequence MRATSTDVLLLVDKPAGMSSHDVVALARRALGTRKVGHGGTLDPFATGLLVLLAGRGTRLLQFVPAEPKVYEATIRFGSETDSDDLTGHIVREAPLPAPAAVLAALPSLTGDLDQLPPAYSAKHVAGERAYEIARRGAAPELAPARVRVERWDVLEQHDARLVARIACGTGTYIRALARDLGRATGSAAHLESLRRVRVGPFDVRNATDVEALRAGAPPCHDLVEALGTMPRLQLDADQVRRVRHGMRLPASGNDTRVALLDDEGELIAVADRDGEWWQPAVVLSVA encoded by the coding sequence ATGCGAGCGACCTCGACTGACGTCCTCCTCCTCGTGGACAAGCCGGCGGGGATGTCGTCGCACGACGTCGTCGCACTCGCCCGCCGTGCGTTAGGCACGCGAAAGGTCGGGCACGGCGGGACCCTCGACCCGTTTGCCACCGGGTTGCTGGTCCTGCTCGCAGGGCGGGGGACGCGACTGCTCCAGTTCGTGCCGGCGGAACCCAAGGTGTACGAGGCCACGATTCGCTTCGGGAGCGAGACGGACAGCGACGACCTCACCGGTCACATCGTGCGCGAGGCGCCGCTCCCCGCGCCTGCGGCAGTGCTCGCCGCACTCCCGTCGCTCACCGGAGACCTCGACCAGCTCCCTCCGGCCTATTCGGCCAAGCATGTGGCGGGAGAACGTGCGTACGAGATCGCACGTCGCGGCGCCGCCCCGGAGCTGGCCCCCGCGCGCGTGCGCGTGGAGCGCTGGGACGTGCTCGAACAGCACGACGCTCGGCTCGTGGCGCGCATTGCCTGCGGTACCGGAACCTACATCCGCGCCCTGGCGCGCGACCTGGGTCGCGCGACCGGCTCCGCCGCTCATCTCGAGTCGCTCCGGCGCGTACGCGTGGGGCCGTTCGACGTGCGCAACGCCACCGATGTCGAGGCGCTGCGCGCAGGCGCCCCGCCATGCCACGACCTGGTCGAAGCGTTAGGCACCATGCCGCGGTTGCAGCTCGACGCCGACCAGGTGCGGCGCGTCCGGCACGGCATGCGCCTGCCGGCTTCCGGCAACGACACGCGCGTGGCACTCCTCGACGACGAGGGTGAACTCATCGCCGTGGCCGATCGCGATGGGGAGTGGTGGCAACCGGCCGTTGTCCTCTCCGTCGCCTAG
- a CDS encoding bifunctional riboflavin kinase/FAD synthetase has translation MARLLPSDSHGTPDTALPPDVQHTVVTVGTFDGVHRGHQDVLQRLVRRAASLGTRSVLVTFDPHPLEVVNPAAAPSLLTVGDEKLEVLAESGIDYVAIVPFTRALAAFDAEQFVDEVLVRRYRVRHLLMGHDHGFGRNRAGDENVLRALGEGRDFTVEAVDPVVGTHGQPVSSTAIRRAVAGGDLDRAREGLGRHYAVGGRVVQGEQRGRLLGFPTINTPLPSPRKLLPPQGVYAVRVQTPRGPFGGMLNLGPRPTFGDVDVTLETHLFDAHGDFYGMRVRIDFLRRLRDTARFDTPQALAEQLARDERAARETLALTS, from the coding sequence ATGGCGCGTCTCCTCCCCAGCGACTCCCACGGCACGCCGGACACGGCGCTCCCGCCTGACGTGCAGCACACCGTGGTCACCGTGGGGACCTTCGATGGCGTGCATCGCGGACACCAGGACGTGTTGCAGCGCCTCGTGCGGCGCGCCGCGTCGCTCGGAACGCGCTCGGTCCTCGTCACCTTCGATCCGCACCCGCTCGAGGTCGTGAACCCGGCCGCCGCGCCGTCGCTCCTCACCGTCGGTGACGAGAAGCTCGAGGTGCTGGCCGAGAGCGGCATCGACTACGTCGCCATCGTCCCGTTCACGCGCGCCCTGGCCGCGTTCGACGCCGAGCAGTTCGTCGACGAGGTGCTCGTTCGTCGCTATCGCGTGCGGCACCTCCTCATGGGACACGACCACGGTTTCGGGCGCAACCGAGCTGGCGACGAGAACGTCCTGCGGGCACTCGGCGAGGGGCGCGACTTCACCGTCGAGGCGGTCGATCCCGTCGTGGGAACGCATGGCCAGCCCGTTTCGTCCACCGCGATTCGGCGCGCGGTGGCCGGCGGAGACCTGGATCGGGCGCGGGAAGGGCTGGGGCGACACTACGCCGTCGGGGGGCGAGTGGTGCAGGGCGAGCAGCGCGGGCGGTTGCTGGGCTTCCCGACCATCAACACGCCGCTCCCGTCGCCGAGAAAACTCCTCCCGCCCCAAGGGGTATATGCCGTCCGCGTACAAACGCCGCGCGGACCCTTTGGCGGGATGCTCAATCTCGGCCCGCGACCCACGTTCGGCGATGTCGACGTGACGCTCGAGACACACCTGTTCGATGCGCACGGCGACTTCTACGGCATGCGGGTCCGGATCGACTTCCTGCGACGCCTGCGGGACACCGCCCGGTTTGACACGCCCCAGGCGCTCGCGGAACAGCTCGCGCGCGATGAGCGCGCGGCACGCGAGACGCTCGCGCTAACGTCGTGA